A window of the Anaerolineae bacterium genome harbors these coding sequences:
- a CDS encoding serine protease has protein sequence MKPRLAQIIIGMVAIVMVIGASVFLIQYSFRSAFAPVQVLAEAGPPTSVVLQADQSAELASADGKVLANFAAGSVSSPLTVTLQTLSQPLAAMEEWRGSPLQSFFLKAQDDQGQVVESLSLPFLLTLSYGDEMLSSEQESQLTLFRWDEDSQSWREASRSCDPAQDSLLDTERNQYLTPVCRFGEFAFFVNSPPPRFSFLPLIFKFLEGQTLEGAVTDMGGNPIPGVEVRANGSIATYTDEQGEYRLSGLPDGPITIELSKQGYVFPANGSQIDLAESNKFNFTALQQAGCYELIDNGTFEKNRAWQILGSTAPASYSTALARNGNRSMRSGILKGSPNRYSFSLFSQEFDIPLNTTSVILNLWIYQSTTEDSVTPQSEPSAQSETVVYSPGEAIQALSGIDINYAGLFDTNDQLLANYLFWTRQKSTNWENKAYQLVNFDGRRVRLKIGTYNDGSGGVTSMFTDDVSLEVCVNPPAVTDLIVNGGFENNQGWARLNADNPALQPQYTTERKHSGNRAMFAGVKTKGSALKGYSPFEQLITIPAGSTTPVLEFWMWTQSAETNLTSTAEEIPPAGSLSIQAEPGNDIQYVAILDTNRKALQYLVWRRSNTQSWEKFTFDLSAYIGKTFILRFGVYNDGDGKVSSMYIDDVSLTLGSSSIPTATPTFTPTPTNTPTPTNTPTPTNTPTPTISPTPTCGPNLFANSGFETNSGWEIKDSPVKPFYTSSWKYKGSRSMFAGVSTKGSFASGYSVFQQTVSIPAGAVNSRLDFWMYPISYESNLTATAEEGALGLESTPANDVQYVAILDTNQNLLGYVMWQRSNNRVWELKSLPLGAYAGQTVIVRFGVANDGDGDVTAMYIDEAYLWACP, from the coding sequence ATGAAACCTCGTTTGGCGCAAATCATCATCGGTATGGTAGCAATTGTCATGGTGATAGGAGCGAGCGTATTCCTCATCCAATACTCTTTCCGCAGCGCTTTTGCTCCCGTTCAGGTTTTGGCAGAAGCAGGACCGCCAACCTCCGTGGTGCTTCAAGCTGACCAGTCCGCCGAACTGGCTTCGGCAGATGGCAAAGTGCTTGCCAACTTCGCAGCCGGATCGGTGAGCAGTCCGTTAACGGTAACCCTGCAGACTTTGAGCCAGCCTCTGGCAGCCATGGAAGAATGGCGGGGTAGCCCCTTACAATCTTTCTTTCTCAAAGCGCAAGATGACCAGGGGCAGGTGGTGGAAAGCCTTTCCCTGCCTTTCTTGCTGACGCTGTCTTATGGGGATGAAATGCTCAGCAGCGAGCAGGAGAGCCAGCTAACCCTTTTCCGCTGGGATGAAGACAGTCAGAGTTGGCGCGAAGCGAGCCGCTCCTGCGATCCTGCCCAAGACTCCTTGCTGGACACCGAACGGAATCAGTATCTCACCCCGGTGTGCCGCTTTGGTGAATTTGCCTTCTTTGTCAACAGCCCTCCGCCCAGGTTCTCATTCCTGCCCTTGATCTTCAAATTCCTGGAAGGGCAGACCCTGGAGGGGGCGGTAACCGACATGGGCGGCAATCCGATCCCGGGTGTAGAAGTGCGCGCCAATGGTTCGATTGCCACCTATACCGACGAACAGGGCGAATATCGCTTGAGCGGTTTACCGGATGGTCCGATAACCATAGAGTTGAGCAAACAAGGTTATGTCTTTCCGGCGAATGGTTCCCAAATCGATCTGGCTGAGAGCAACAAGTTCAATTTCACCGCCTTGCAACAGGCTGGCTGTTATGAGTTAATCGACAACGGCACGTTCGAGAAGAACCGCGCCTGGCAGATTTTGGGTTCTACGGCGCCAGCCTCCTATTCGACCGCCTTAGCCCGCAACGGCAATCGCTCGATGCGCAGCGGCATCCTGAAAGGCAGCCCAAACCGCTACAGCTTTTCGCTCTTCAGCCAGGAATTCGATATTCCTCTGAACACCACCTCCGTCATCCTGAACCTGTGGATCTATCAATCGACCACTGAGGATAGCGTTACTCCTCAAAGCGAACCCTCCGCCCAAAGCGAAACAGTGGTCTATTCTCCCGGTGAGGCAATCCAGGCTTTGAGTGGCATTGACATCAATTATGCTGGCCTGTTTGACACCAACGATCAGTTGCTAGCAAATTATTTATTCTGGACGCGGCAAAAGTCCACAAACTGGGAAAACAAAGCCTATCAACTGGTCAATTTTGATGGGCGGCGTGTGCGCCTCAAGATCGGAACGTACAATGACGGCAGCGGTGGTGTGACCAGCATGTTCACCGATGATGTCTCTCTGGAGGTATGCGTCAATCCGCCTGCTGTCACCGATTTGATCGTCAATGGAGGTTTCGAGAACAATCAGGGATGGGCGCGTTTGAACGCCGATAATCCGGCTCTGCAACCGCAATATACAACCGAGCGCAAACACAGTGGCAACCGCGCCATGTTTGCCGGGGTCAAGACGAAGGGTTCCGCGTTGAAAGGATATTCGCCCTTTGAGCAGCTGATCACCATACCGGCCGGCTCAACCACTCCTGTCCTGGAGTTCTGGATGTGGACGCAGAGCGCCGAAACGAATCTGACCTCCACGGCGGAAGAAATACCGCCGGCCGGGTCGCTCTCCATCCAGGCAGAGCCGGGCAACGATATCCAGTATGTCGCCATTTTAGACACCAATCGCAAAGCGCTCCAATATCTGGTCTGGCGGCGTAGCAACACCCAAAGCTGGGAGAAATTCACCTTCGATTTGAGCGCCTATATCGGTAAAACCTTTATCTTGCGTTTTGGCGTATATAACGATGGCGATGGCAAAGTCAGCTCGATGTACATCGATGATGTTTCTTTGACCCTGGGGAGCAGCTCAATCCCAACGGCTACGCCCACTTTCACCCCCACGCCAACCAACACCCCAACGCCGACCAACACACCTACTCCCACCAACACTCCCACCCCCACCATCAGTCCCACTCCGACCTGTGGGCCGAACCTGTTTGCCAATAGCGGTTTCGAGACCAACAGTGGCTGGGAGATCAAGGACTCCCCGGTGAAACCTTTCTATACTTCCTCCTGGAAGTACAAGGGGTCTCGCTCGATGTTTGCCGGTGTCTCCACGAAAGGCTCATTTGCCAGCGGTTACTCGGTCTTCCAGCAGACTGTCAGCATCCCGGCCGGCGCAGTGAACAGCCGCCTGGATTTCTGGATGTACCCCATCAGCTATGAGTCCAACTTAACTGCAACTGCAGAAGAGGGTGCATTGGGTTTGGAGTCAACGCCGGCGAATGACGTGCAATATGTCGCTATTCTGGACACCAACCAGAATTTGCTTGGGTATGTGATGTGGCAGCGCAGCAATAACCGCGTTTGGGAGTTGAAGAGCCTGCCGCTGGGTGCATACGCCGGGCAAACCGTGATCGTACGCTTTGGCGTCGCCAATGATGGTGATGGCGATGTCACTGCCATGTACATTGACGAAGCCTACCTGTGGGCCTGTCCGTAG
- a CDS encoding Serine protease, subtilase family, with protein sequence MKHSLFVLSLILVFAMLAVSLVSSPGGQVQAQGDEPPRPTRERVQLNKVDLSEVEAHYGRLADRKGKIGVVVEFETEPAALVYARSQGRLQGEMTSLTQNQIAQIEEEQEAFQRALRQKQIQVQELFRTQKVFNGIWLRLEAKDVPKLRTLPGVKAIHPIIPKTLDHTTSVPLIGAPQVWGGLTNYQGDNIEIGIIDTGIDYIHTNFGGTGTGYGSQDFTSITEAGNLFPTAKVVGGYDFVGDAYDANSNPIPVPDPDPMDCNGHGSHVAGTAAGFGVLTDGSTYQESGSDTYANLKNLTQNQYTSKFRIGPGVAPKAKLYALRVFGCSGSTEVTDLAIEWAMDPNGDNDLSDHLDVINMSLGSSFGSEFDTTAIAANNAALAGVIVVASAGNSGDVYYIHGSPAVARNAISVAASLDQGAVVGAFEVTNVSSPLYGQHPAVEADFGPQTFDVTAPITTTIPANGCTSISNNLSGKIALIDRGGCLFVTKVKNAQNKGAVGVLIANNVPGFPFAMGGTDPTITIPSMMTTLAVGNALKLNLPLTVRLTSDYRDQVTMIDDSLRDTLASFSSRGPGRFDTSLKPDLTAPGETIYSTEALSGNKGVSSNGTSMAAPHVAGAMALLRQKYPDWSVAELKALVMNTASNDIYTGLNQTGNPHTPTRVGAGRLDIAKAVQSPIIAYATDNPGAVSVSFGQVAVVESGNTIDQTLVKSITVKNTTGTAVTYNASFVSRYQANPGLSFSLLDGSGNLLSNSLTIPANSSTTIQVKVEINSDALTRSIDPNLSTSGGRQRFSEAGGFVKLESTSSNPEVRVPVHIAPRPASAMSVEAGALMVGTAITGTLNLTTTGTPVETSDDDSLAYLLEWVGESPDDSWSSGITDAADLHHIGVTTDYPHWDFADAAVYFGVATYGKWDTPSSVEFDIWIDTDEDGVDDYVVFNTNQGFFTGSTDDVQLSIFCPLLDNGIDVDFDNCDAWYYLNGLSGNTNTNLFHNNVMTLLVPPEGIGLTESGDTDFSFYIVSWSRDDSSWVDVSDVYSYDVAQPGLYMIDEVTEMPLWLDNPGFSPTFDVYFDRRASQRLGSKGLLIFHLYNASNTVEALPWGLTYLPLILR encoded by the coding sequence ATGAAACACTCGCTTTTTGTATTGTCGCTGATTCTGGTCTTTGCCATGCTGGCTGTTTCTCTCGTTTCATCGCCGGGAGGACAGGTTCAAGCCCAGGGAGACGAACCCCCGCGCCCAACTCGCGAACGTGTGCAACTGAATAAAGTCGATCTCTCAGAAGTGGAAGCCCACTACGGCCGACTGGCAGATCGCAAGGGGAAAATTGGAGTGGTCGTCGAATTTGAAACGGAACCGGCGGCGCTTGTCTACGCTCGCAGTCAGGGGCGCTTACAGGGCGAGATGACCAGTTTGACCCAAAATCAAATTGCTCAAATCGAAGAAGAGCAAGAGGCTTTCCAACGCGCCCTGCGTCAGAAGCAGATCCAGGTTCAGGAGCTTTTCCGCACCCAGAAAGTTTTCAATGGCATCTGGTTGCGGCTCGAAGCCAAAGATGTCCCCAAATTGCGCACCCTGCCGGGCGTGAAGGCAATTCACCCAATCATCCCGAAAACACTCGATCATACCACCAGCGTCCCGCTGATCGGTGCGCCGCAAGTTTGGGGAGGTCTGACCAATTACCAGGGTGACAACATCGAGATCGGGATCATCGACACAGGCATCGATTACATCCATACCAACTTCGGCGGAACCGGCACAGGATATGGAAGCCAGGACTTTACCAGCATCACCGAAGCAGGCAACCTGTTCCCCACCGCAAAAGTTGTCGGCGGCTACGACTTTGTAGGGGATGCTTATGATGCCAACAGCAATCCCATTCCGGTACCTGACCCGGATCCGATGGACTGCAATGGACACGGCAGTCATGTCGCCGGAACAGCAGCCGGCTTTGGTGTGCTGACCGATGGCAGCACTTATCAGGAAAGCGGCAGCGATACTTATGCTAACTTAAAGAACTTAACTCAGAACCAATATACCAGCAAGTTCCGCATCGGTCCGGGCGTCGCTCCAAAAGCCAAACTGTATGCGCTGCGCGTCTTTGGTTGCTCTGGGTCGACAGAGGTAACCGATCTGGCAATCGAGTGGGCAATGGATCCGAACGGAGATAATGATCTGAGCGATCATCTGGATGTGATTAACATGTCCCTGGGCTCTTCCTTCGGGTCTGAGTTTGACACCACTGCCATTGCAGCCAACAACGCTGCCCTGGCGGGGGTGATTGTGGTTGCCTCGGCTGGCAATTCTGGGGATGTCTATTATATCCATGGCTCTCCTGCCGTTGCCCGCAATGCCATCAGCGTTGCGGCAAGCCTGGATCAGGGAGCAGTGGTCGGCGCCTTTGAAGTCACCAATGTTTCATCGCCATTGTATGGACAGCATCCGGCTGTTGAAGCAGATTTTGGACCTCAGACATTTGACGTCACGGCGCCAATTACAACAACCATACCCGCAAATGGGTGTACCTCGATTTCTAACAATCTGAGCGGGAAAATTGCTCTCATCGACCGGGGTGGCTGCCTTTTCGTTACGAAAGTGAAAAACGCTCAAAACAAAGGAGCAGTGGGCGTCCTGATTGCCAACAACGTGCCCGGTTTTCCTTTCGCAATGGGCGGAACGGATCCAACGATCACGATCCCTTCCATGATGACGACATTGGCTGTCGGTAATGCGCTTAAGTTAAATCTTCCCCTGACAGTGCGGCTAACTTCTGACTACCGCGACCAGGTGACCATGATTGACGACTCCTTGAGGGACACCCTTGCCTCGTTTAGCTCGCGCGGACCCGGGCGATTCGACACATCCCTGAAACCCGATTTGACCGCCCCAGGTGAAACGATCTACTCAACCGAAGCTCTCAGCGGGAATAAAGGGGTCAGTTCCAATGGAACGTCAATGGCAGCGCCTCATGTAGCGGGCGCCATGGCATTGCTCCGACAAAAATATCCTGACTGGAGTGTGGCAGAACTGAAAGCCCTGGTGATGAATACTGCCAGCAATGATATTTATACTGGCTTGAATCAGACGGGCAATCCCCATACGCCCACTCGAGTTGGCGCAGGGCGTTTAGATATCGCCAAAGCCGTGCAGTCCCCCATAATTGCCTACGCAACGGACAACCCTGGAGCGGTCAGCGTCTCTTTTGGGCAGGTTGCAGTGGTAGAAAGCGGAAACACGATCGATCAGACGCTGGTCAAGAGTATTACCGTGAAGAACACGACCGGCACAGCGGTCACTTATAATGCCAGCTTCGTCTCGCGCTATCAAGCCAATCCCGGGTTATCCTTCAGTCTCCTGGATGGTTCTGGCAATCTTCTCAGCAACTCGCTGACGATTCCCGCCAACAGCTCGACAACGATTCAGGTAAAAGTCGAGATTAACAGTGATGCATTGACGCGTTCCATTGATCCCAATCTTTCTACATCTGGCGGACGGCAGCGCTTCAGTGAAGCAGGAGGTTTTGTAAAGCTCGAATCCACCAGTAGCAACCCAGAAGTACGAGTTCCGGTCCACATTGCCCCTCGTCCGGCAAGCGCGATGTCCGTGGAAGCAGGAGCATTGATGGTTGGCACAGCAATCACAGGGACGCTGAACCTGACGACCACAGGTACGCCCGTTGAAACCAGCGATGATGACTCATTAGCCTATCTCCTGGAGTGGGTCGGGGAGAGTCCGGACGATAGTTGGAGCAGCGGAATAACGGATGCAGCCGATCTGCACCATATTGGCGTCACGACCGATTATCCTCATTGGGATTTTGCGGATGCTGCAGTCTATTTTGGCGTAGCGACCTATGGGAAATGGGATACGCCCAGTAGTGTTGAGTTCGATATCTGGATTGATACCGATGAGGACGGGGTGGATGACTATGTAGTCTTCAACACCAACCAGGGCTTCTTCACAGGCTCCACCGACGACGTCCAACTCTCAATTTTCTGCCCCCTTCTCGACAATGGCATCGATGTCGATTTTGATAACTGCGATGCCTGGTACTATCTCAATGGACTGAGCGGCAATACGAATACCAATCTCTTCCATAACAACGTCATGACTCTTCTCGTACCACCCGAAGGGATTGGACTCACCGAGTCAGGCGATACCGATTTCTCGTTCTACATTGTCTCCTGGAGCCGGGACGATAGCTCCTGGGTCGATGTAAGTGATGTGTACTCTTATGATGTCGCCCAACCGGGTTTATACATGATCGATGAGGTGACGGAGATGCCCTTGTGGTTGGATAATCCAGGCTTTTCGCCCACCTTCGATGTGTACTTCGATCGGAGAGCAAGCCAGCGGCTTGGTTCAAAAGGTTTACTGATTTTCCACCTCTACAACGCCAGCAACACCGTGGAAGCCCTGCCATGGGGCTTGACGTATCTTCCGTTGATCCTCCGTTAG
- a CDS encoding N-acetyl-lysine deacetylase, which translates to MESRLIQTSSTPLNNVPSTLLGLVSRYSPSGQEAEAVAWLVQHMQSLGFTRSFCDGAGNAVGVMGDGEQTIVLLGHIDTVRGEIPLRVEDDRFYGRGSVDAKGPLAAFVDAAAAAGKVPGWQIVVIGAVGEEGDSEGARYVVDRYRPRFAIIGEPSQWSRVTLGYKGTAWFEATFRAPVTHTASQRPSVCEAAFIFWDSLLKWAQTYNQDKERQFDQVTPRLRGFSSAEDGFTETATLRVGVRLPPEVSPPAWYRQVQDLFACLEGVECALQPLGYPIPAYRAEKNTALVRAFLQSIRAVAAEEGETLSPTFALKTGTADLNIVAPVWDCPAVAYGPGDSNLDHTPDEHLSLTEYRRAVKVLERVLRELSR; encoded by the coding sequence ATGGAATCTCGATTGATTCAAACTTCTTCAACGCCATTAAATAACGTGCCTTCCACGCTGCTGGGGTTGGTCTCTCGATACAGTCCTTCCGGGCAAGAAGCCGAAGCTGTCGCCTGGCTGGTGCAACATATGCAAAGCCTGGGCTTTACCCGGTCCTTTTGCGATGGAGCAGGCAACGCCGTGGGGGTGATGGGTGACGGTGAACAAACCATTGTGCTGCTCGGTCATATCGATACCGTGCGCGGCGAAATCCCGTTGCGGGTGGAGGACGATCGGTTTTACGGGCGCGGTAGCGTGGATGCCAAAGGTCCTCTGGCAGCCTTTGTGGATGCCGCTGCCGCAGCAGGGAAGGTTCCCGGCTGGCAGATCGTGGTCATTGGGGCGGTGGGCGAGGAAGGCGACTCGGAGGGGGCTCGCTATGTGGTGGATCGCTACCGCCCACGCTTTGCCATCATCGGTGAGCCCAGCCAGTGGAGTCGGGTGACTTTAGGCTACAAGGGCACAGCCTGGTTCGAAGCCACCTTTCGCGCTCCGGTGACACACACAGCCTCTCAGCGCCCCTCGGTCTGCGAAGCTGCTTTTATCTTCTGGGATAGCCTGTTGAAATGGGCGCAAACCTACAATCAGGACAAAGAACGGCAGTTCGATCAGGTTACCCCCCGTCTGCGCGGCTTTTCTTCCGCCGAAGATGGCTTTACCGAGACGGCAACCCTGCGCGTCGGCGTGCGCTTACCCCCAGAAGTCTCCCCTCCAGCCTGGTATCGCCAGGTGCAGGACCTGTTTGCATGTCTGGAAGGGGTCGAGTGCGCCTTGCAGCCGCTTGGCTATCCCATCCCTGCCTATCGGGCAGAGAAGAACACCGCTCTGGTGCGGGCGTTTTTACAAAGCATTCGCGCTGTTGCGGCTGAGGAAGGGGAAACGCTCTCCCCCACCTTTGCGCTCAAGACCGGCACGGCCGACCTGAACATTGTTGCGCCCGTGTGGGACTGTCCGGCGGTGGCTTATGGTCCAGGCGACTCGAACCTCGACCACACCCCGGACGAGCATCTTTCGCTGACCGAATACCGCCGCGCCGTGAAGGTACTGGAGAGGGTTCTCAGGGAACTGAGCCGCTGA
- a CDS encoding Acetylornithine aminotransferase, translating into MDVQQIEAKYTSGVYAKRNLTIVAGKGALLYDDQGREYIDCVGGQGVANLGHAHPAIAAAIAAQAQRLTICPEMFYNDQRAKLVERLCTLTGMSRVFLCNSGTEAVEAALKFARATTRRPKIVAAMRAFHGRTMGALSATFNKKYKEVFEPLVPGFLHVPYNNLDKLNQAVDDQTAAVILEVVQGEGGVYPGSAEFLQGAQEICRQRGALLIIDEVQTGWGRTGRLFAYHHYDLDPDLVCVAKSMAGGLPMGATLIGERVGSFEVGWHGSTFGGNPVVCAASLAALELIEKEDLPGRAARLGAWMQERLRQIESPLIREVRGLGLIIGIELKQKVASYIQAMAEQGVLVLNAGMNVIRLLPPLVIEQEQLERVAQALETVLAQESLAEETAPAD; encoded by the coding sequence ATGGATGTTCAACAGATCGAAGCAAAATATACCAGTGGCGTTTACGCCAAGCGCAACCTGACCATTGTAGCCGGCAAAGGCGCTTTGCTCTACGACGATCAGGGTCGCGAATACATTGATTGTGTCGGTGGTCAGGGGGTGGCGAATCTTGGTCATGCCCACCCGGCGATTGCGGCTGCCATTGCCGCCCAGGCGCAACGCCTGACCATCTGCCCGGAGATGTTTTACAACGACCAACGGGCAAAGCTGGTCGAGCGCTTATGCACCCTGACCGGGATGAGCCGTGTCTTCCTGTGCAACTCGGGTACCGAAGCGGTAGAAGCAGCACTCAAATTTGCCCGCGCCACCACCCGCCGCCCCAAAATTGTGGCTGCCATGCGCGCTTTTCACGGACGCACAATGGGTGCCCTCTCGGCGACTTTCAACAAAAAATACAAAGAAGTCTTTGAGCCCCTCGTGCCAGGCTTTCTTCATGTTCCCTACAATAACCTCGACAAGCTCAACCAGGCGGTGGACGATCAGACCGCGGCGGTGATCCTCGAAGTTGTGCAGGGCGAGGGAGGGGTCTATCCCGGCAGCGCCGAATTCTTGCAGGGCGCGCAGGAAATCTGCCGCCAGCGCGGCGCGCTGTTGATCATCGATGAAGTGCAGACTGGCTGGGGCAGGACGGGTAGATTGTTCGCTTATCACCACTACGACTTAGACCCCGATCTGGTGTGCGTGGCGAAATCGATGGCCGGTGGCTTGCCGATGGGAGCAACCCTGATCGGCGAGCGCGTGGGCTCATTCGAGGTTGGCTGGCATGGTTCGACCTTTGGCGGCAATCCGGTGGTTTGCGCAGCTTCTCTGGCGGCTCTGGAGTTAATCGAGAAAGAGGATTTGCCGGGTCGCGCGGCTCGCCTGGGAGCGTGGATGCAAGAACGCCTGCGCCAGATCGAGTCGCCCCTGATCCGCGAAGTGCGCGGCCTGGGGTTGATCATCGGCATTGAGTTGAAACAAAAGGTAGCCTCCTACATTCAAGCCATGGCCGAACAGGGGGTGCTGGTCTTGAACGCCGGGATGAACGTGATTCGCCTGTTGCCTCCGCTGGTGATTGAACAGGAACAACTGGAACGGGTGGCGCAGGCTCTCGAAACCGTCTTGGCGCAGGAGTCGCTGGCAGAGGAAACCGCGCCGGCAGATTGA
- a CDS encoding Acetylaminoadipate kinase encodes MNENGSGLLVVKLGGTEGVDFKAICQDVVSLLAEGRRLVLVHGGSAEATALGEALGYPPRFINSPSGHTSRYTDRRTLEIFAMAVNGKVNTFLVEQLQALGVNAVGLSGVDGRLLVAERKESVISVENGRRRIIRDDYSGKIEKVNSALLLALLEGGYTPVVAPLALSYQGETLNVDADRAAAMIAAAMGASTLILLTAAPGLLRHFPDVNSLIPEIKLAQIDQAIEAAQGRMKKKVLGAQEALQGGVQRVLIADGRVESPIRRALQGEGTAILA; translated from the coding sequence ATGAACGAAAACGGCAGTGGGTTGTTGGTGGTTAAACTGGGTGGCACTGAAGGGGTGGATTTCAAGGCAATTTGTCAGGATGTGGTTTCCTTGCTTGCCGAAGGTAGACGGTTGGTGCTGGTGCACGGCGGATCTGCCGAAGCAACCGCGCTTGGAGAAGCGCTGGGCTACCCACCGCGCTTCATCAACTCCCCTTCCGGGCATACCTCGCGCTACACTGACCGCCGCACGTTAGAGATCTTTGCCATGGCAGTTAATGGGAAGGTCAATACCTTTCTGGTTGAGCAATTGCAGGCGCTGGGGGTGAATGCGGTGGGGTTGAGCGGCGTGGATGGACGGCTGCTGGTGGCGGAGCGCAAGGAAAGCGTGATTAGCGTCGAAAACGGGCGGCGGCGCATCATCCGCGATGATTACAGCGGCAAGATCGAAAAAGTGAACAGCGCCTTGCTGCTTGCTCTGCTCGAGGGGGGATACACGCCGGTGGTTGCACCGCTGGCGTTGAGTTACCAGGGAGAGACGCTCAATGTGGACGCCGACCGCGCCGCAGCTATGATTGCCGCTGCGATGGGAGCATCCACGCTCATCCTGCTCACGGCGGCGCCGGGGCTGTTGCGCCATTTCCCGGATGTCAATTCCTTGATTCCCGAAATCAAACTCGCCCAGATCGATCAGGCTATCGAAGCCGCCCAGGGGCGGATGAAGAAGAAAGTCCTTGGCGCTCAAGAGGCTTTACAGGGTGGGGTTCAACGAGTGCTGATCGCTGACGGACGGGTAGAATCACCCATTCGCCGCGCCCTGCAGGGGGAAGGGACGGCTATTCTGGCTTAG
- a CDS encoding N-acetyl-gamma-glutamyl-phosphate reductase, translating into MIRASIVGGSGYTGGELLRLLLDHPQVEVAQVTSRSRLGEYVYQTHPNLRKRTQLQFCDPQTLQPCDVLFLALPHGQAQGEIERYASLAERIIDLSADFRLRSAEMYQRWYGHPHAAPHWLERFVYGLPEFHRQELRTARYVSGVGCNATAANLALAPLVKAGLIEMDSPVIVEIKVGSSEGGAEGNPGSHHPERSHVVRTFAPFGHRHTAEVLQECGLTKVKLTMTSVELVRGALATAHVQVKSGVTNKDLWRAYRAFANENPFIRLVKEQRGIYRVPEPKILAGSNYADLGFELDESTGQLVSICAIDNLMKGAAGSAVQCMNLMFGLEETLGLEFPGLHPV; encoded by the coding sequence ATGATCCGGGCTTCAATTGTCGGCGGCTCTGGCTACACGGGCGGCGAGTTGTTGCGCCTGTTGCTTGATCATCCTCAGGTGGAGGTTGCCCAGGTGACCTCCCGCAGCCGTCTTGGGGAATACGTCTATCAAACCCATCCCAACCTGCGCAAGCGCACGCAATTGCAGTTTTGCGACCCGCAAACCCTGCAACCCTGCGACGTGCTTTTCCTCGCCCTGCCGCATGGACAGGCGCAGGGCGAGATCGAACGCTATGCCTCGCTGGCTGAGCGCATCATCGATCTCTCGGCTGATTTTCGTCTGCGCAGTGCCGAGATGTATCAACGCTGGTATGGACATCCACACGCTGCCCCGCACTGGCTGGAGCGCTTTGTCTATGGCTTGCCCGAATTCCACCGCCAGGAACTGCGCACGGCGCGCTACGTGAGTGGCGTGGGCTGCAATGCCACCGCCGCCAACCTGGCGCTGGCACCGCTGGTCAAAGCCGGTTTAATCGAGATGGACTCCCCGGTGATCGTCGAGATCAAAGTTGGCTCCTCGGAAGGTGGCGCCGAGGGCAACCCTGGCTCCCATCACCCCGAGCGCAGTCATGTGGTGCGCACCTTTGCGCCATTTGGACATCGGCATACCGCCGAAGTGCTGCAAGAGTGCGGCTTGACCAAGGTGAAGCTTACCATGACCTCGGTGGAACTGGTGCGGGGGGCGCTGGCGACAGCCCATGTGCAGGTGAAGAGCGGGGTTACCAATAAAGATCTCTGGCGCGCCTACCGCGCCTTTGCCAACGAAAACCCCTTTATCCGCCTGGTGAAGGAACAGCGCGGCATCTACCGCGTCCCCGAGCCGAAAATTTTAGCCGGCTCCAATTACGCCGACCTTGGCTTTGAACTGGATGAGAGCACGGGTCAACTGGTTTCGATTTGCGCCATCGATAACCTGATGAAGGGCGCTGCCGGTTCGGCTGTGCAGTGTATGAATTTGATGTTTGGGTTGGAGGAGACATTGGGATTGGAATTCCCGGGCTTGCATCCAGTTTAG
- a CDS encoding Lysine biosynthesis protein LysX: MSSSLHVAVLCSRVRVEEKYIFQALEKRGVAYDHIDDRQAIFDVEKAADWQKYDAVLERSISFTSGLYALRVLNAMGVPTVNTAEVAATCGDKLLTSLALAKAGVPQPHFTTALSGESALQAIEQMGYPVVLKPIIGSWGRMVTKINDRDAAEAIIEHRETLGGPLHNVFYIQEYVQKPGRDIRAFVVGDQTITAIYRKSPHWITNTARGGKGEVCPVTPELNEICVRAAQAVGGGVLAIDLFEDPERGFLVNEVNHTMEFHTTYPLTGVDIPGYIVDYLLAVARGEKVLR, from the coding sequence ATGAGTTCCTCCCTGCACGTGGCTGTGCTCTGCTCGCGGGTGCGAGTAGAGGAGAAGTATATTTTCCAGGCGTTAGAGAAACGCGGTGTTGCCTATGATCATATTGACGATCGTCAGGCGATCTTTGATGTAGAGAAAGCCGCCGATTGGCAAAAGTATGATGCCGTCCTGGAGCGCAGTATCAGCTTCACCAGTGGCCTATATGCTCTGCGCGTGTTGAATGCCATGGGCGTTCCAACGGTCAACACGGCTGAAGTGGCGGCTACCTGTGGAGATAAACTGCTCACCAGCCTGGCATTGGCGAAAGCCGGCGTGCCTCAACCACACTTCACCACCGCCCTATCCGGCGAGTCAGCCCTGCAAGCCATTGAGCAGATGGGTTATCCGGTGGTGTTGAAACCGATAATTGGCTCCTGGGGACGCATGGTGACCAAGATCAACGACCGCGATGCCGCCGAAGCGATTATCGAACACCGCGAGACCCTGGGTGGGCCCTTGCACAATGTCTTTTACATCCAGGAGTACGTCCAGAAACCGGGTCGCGATATCCGCGCCTTTGTAGTTGGCGATCAAACCATCACCGCCATCTATCGCAAATCGCCGCACTGGATCACGAACACCGCGCGCGGTGGAAAAGGCGAAGTGTGTCCGGTAACCCCTGAATTGAACGAAATCTGTGTCCGCGCAGCCCAGGCGGTGGGAGGTGGAGTCCTGGCAATTGACCTGTTCGAAGACCCCGAGCGGGGTTTTCTGGTAAACGAGGTCAATCACACCATGGAATTCCATACCACCTATCCTCTCACCGGCGTGGATATCCCGGGCTATATTGTGGATTATCTGCTAGCCGTAGCGCGGGGTGAAAAGGTGCTGAGATGA